The Dehalococcoidia bacterium DNA window GGCGTATCCTTTGAGCAGGCTCTGATGGCTTCAATTCTTTTCCGGGTTGTTTACTACTTCATCCCCTTTTTCATCAGCCTGGGCTTTTATCCCAGGCTTTTGCGGGGGACAGGCAGGAAAGGCTCGCTCATTCCCCGGTGAGCATTGTTCTTGCCAGATTGAGCGCATCATCCATGGTTTTTTGACGGGTCTCAAACCAGTGGATACGCTCATCCCCCAATCGAAACCAGGCATACTGATGGCGTGCAAAGCGATGCGTCTCGAATTTGATCCGTTGGGCCGCTTCGGGTAAGCTCATTTCTCCGTTCAAGAATTGGCCGATTTCTCGATAGCCCATCCCGGACATCGAAGGCAGTTCCAGGCCATAGCCCCGACCCAGCAGGCTTTTCACCTCTTCAACCAGGCCCTGTTCGATCATGCCGTCCACGCGGGAATCGATCCGCCGATACAGTTCGTCTCTCGGGGTGCTCAGACCGATGATCAGGGTGTCGAACTCAGGAGAATTTTTACTACTCAATTCCGAGAATGGCCTGCCGGTCGAACGGCAGACTTCCAGCGCCCGGATGACCCGGCGCACATTTCTGGGATCGATCTTCTGGGCTGCCTTCGGGTCGAGGAGGTTTAATTCCCGATAGAGGGCATCGCCGCCTTCTGATTTGGCTTTGAGTTGCAGCTCTTGTCTGACCTCGGCATTCGGAGGAACCTTGGGGATGGTCCACCCTTCCAGAACTGCCCAGACGTAGAGTCCGCTGCCACCTACCAGAAGAGCAGGTTTCCCCCGGTTGTGAATATTGTCGATGGCGTTTCCGGATAGCTCCTGATAGAGCGCCAGGCTGAAGGATTCATTGGGATCAATGATATCAACCAGGTGGTGAGGAACGGCGTTCTGTTCTGCTTTTGTGGGTTTGGCGGTGCCGATATCCATGTATCGGTAGACCTGACGGCTATCGGCCCCGATGATCTCTCCGCCCAGATTTTGTGCCAGTCTGATGGCGAATTCGGTCTTCCCGACGGCTGTCGGCCCGACGATGGCAATTAATTTGTTCATCATGAGGTTTTTGTTTTTTGTGAGTGGCGTGTTGAAATAGTCAGACTCAACCCCCTAACCCCCACTCGTTGGGGGAACACAAAATATTTGGGGGACACCCCCAATCCCCCGGCAGAGAAGTATCTCTGCGCTCTCGAAAATCCTTCTCCCTCGATGGGAGAGGGCAGAGCCTGCCCCGGACTTGATCCGGGGTGAGGGTGATAATACCCAAATGGGGCGACCGCAGAGGATCATTCATATGACGCTCCTGCCTTAATCCGGGCGGCTTGTTCCACCATGCTGACGAATTCGTCGGCCTTGAGGCTGGCTCCGCCGACGAGCGCCCCATCGATCTCCGGCTGGCGCATCAGTGCGGCGATATTGGCAGCATTCGCGCTTCCGCCATACTGGATACGCAAATCCTTTGACGCCGAACCGTAAAGCTCTGCGACTACCCCCCGGATGAAGCCGATGGTGGAATTGGCCTGCTGCTCCGTGGCTGCCTTTCCGGTGCCGATAGCCCAGATCGGCTCATAGGCAATGACCAGATTTTCCAGTGAGTTCAGTCCGTCCAATGCCGCTCGAGTTTGTCGATCCAGCACCTCCTGCGTCTTACCAGTCTCGTTTTCCTGGAGCGTTTCGCCGATGCAGATGATCGGCCTGAGACCTGCTTTCAGCGCAGCCTTGATCTTCTTGTTCACCATCTCATCCGTCTCCCCGAAATATCCCCGCCTCTCCGAGTGCCCCAGAATGACGTACCGGCAAATTCCTTTCAGCATCAAGGGAGAGACCTCGCCGGTGTAAGCCCCCTTCTCTTCGAAATACATGTTCTGTGCCCCCAGAGAGATGGAGGATCCTTTCAGGACTTCCGAAACCGACTTCAGCGAGATGAAGGGCGGACAGACCACTTTCTCCGCGCCGTGGATGTTTTCCAGCTGATCTTTCATCGCTCGCACCAAAGCGATTGCCTCATCGCTCGTGGTATTCATCTTCCAGTTTCCGGCAATGATAGGTGTGCGCATTCTGGGCCTCCTCCACAAAAGAATTCTCCCACTATGGATGGGGGAGCCGGAGAGAGGGCAGGCGGCCCGATTTCGGGCCGCCTGCCCGTTTGCATCAAGCGCCGAACTTGTCCAGCTTCAAAGCATTGGCCATGGCCATCAGCATGATATCGCTTCCACGGATCCTGCCCATTCCCCCTCGGGCACAAGCCTTCTCCGAGAATTCCCTGACCTCGTCGGTTCGGCAATACCTGGAATAGAGAAAGACGGGCACCGGATGCCAGCTATGGCCCTTCAACAATGCCGGAGTGGAGTGATCGCCGGTGACTACCAATACATCCGGCTTCAGTTGCATCAGTTTTGGAATCAGCACATCGGTTTCTGCAATCACCCGGACTTTCCGATCGAAATCGCCGTCTTCACCGGCGGAATCGGTTTGCTTGATATGGACAAAGAAGAAATCATGCTTATCCCAGTTGGCGGCGAGCGTATCCAGCTCATCATTGAAGGTGGAACCCGTGTTCAGAATGGTCATCCCCACGAGCCTGGCCAGACCTCGATACATGGGATAAGTGGCAATGGCTGCGGGATCCAGTTTGAATATATCGCCCATACTGGGTAGCTTGGGGCGCTGGGCGATTCCCCGGAAGAGAATCATATTCGCCGGGTGGGAATCCGCCAGCAGGGTTCTGGCTTTGACGACGAACTCATTGACCACCAAGGCGGTTCTTTCCGATCCGGGCGTATAGGCTACTGACTCTTTGGGCATCAGCCCCACCTTCTGGGGATCGGTATCGCTGACGTCTCCGCCCAGGCCATTCCCTCGAAAGACAACCGCAAAGCGGTGTTCTTTTCCCGGTAGGATGAAGATATCGATGCCGCCGATTTTGATTTCCCTGAGCCTCTGGCAAAGCTCCGCGTTCTTTTCGGTGGGAATGCGACCAGCTCGGCGATCAGTGATCACGCCTTTATCATCGACCGTGCAGTAGTTACAGCGGGCAGCTACATCACCATCTTTGAGATTAAAGTCAACTCCCAATGCCTCCAGAACACCTCGCCCGACGAGCGATCTCACCGGATCGTATCCGAACAGCGAAAGATGCCCCGGACCGCTGCCGGGAGTGATGCCCGGGCCCACTGGGTCGTGAAGGCCGCAGACGCCTTGGGCGGCCAATCGATCCAGATTGGGTTTTCGGGCGGTTTCCAGCTCGGTCTTACCTGTTTCGGGATGGGGCAGTCCACCCAAACCGTCGAAAACCAGCAAGACAATCTTGGATGAAGTCTTGATGGAGATTTCGTTCAATATCTCGAAATCAACCAAATTCCCCCCTTTCTCGGAGGGCGATCACAAGGGATCGCCCCAGCTCACTCCTGATTCCTTATTCATCCAGCAGCGCTAGCACGCCTGGCAAGGTTTTGCCTTCAAGAAATTCCAGGGCGGCTCCGCCGCCTGTTGAGATGTGAGTCATTTTAATGTTGAGCCCAAATTGATCCACTGCGGCAACCGTGTCCCCTCCGCCAACGATCGTGGTGGCTTCATCGAGTCTGGCGATGGCTGAGGCCAGAGCACGTGTCCCTTCCGCAAAGGCGGGAAACTCGAAGACGCCCATCGGGCCATTCCAGACGATTGTCTGGCATTTCTGAAGCTCTTTGTCAAATCTCTCTATGCTCTTGGGGCCGACATCCAGTATCATCCATCCGGGAGGGACATCGCTCAGAGAGATGGTCCTGTGCTCCGCCGAAGCGCTGAACTCCTTGGCAGCTATCGCATCTACCGGCAGCAGCATCCGCACATGGTTGGATTCGGCGCTCTTGATCAAACCCCGCGCAAAGTTCAACTGATCGTTCTCCACCTTGGAATTACCGACGTCGTATCCCTGGGCTTTGATGAACGTATTGGCCATACCGCCACCGATGACCAGGTAGTCCACCTTTTTGAGCAGATTCTCCAGAAGGCCGATCTTATCGGCGACCTTGGCTCCGCCGGCGATCACCGCAAACGGTCGAGTGGGGTTGGCCAGGGCTTTATCCAAAAACTTCAGGTCCTTTTCCATCACGAATCCGGAGACGGCCGGAAGATACTTGGTGACCCCGACAATGGAAGCATGCGCCCGGTGTGCTGCACTGAAGGCATCATTGACGTAAATATCCGCCAAACTCGCCAGGGCCCTGGCAAACTGCGGGTCATTCTTCTCCTCTTCGGGATGAAAGCGCAGGTTTTCCAGCAGGACAATATCACCGATTTTCATGTCGGCAACGGCTTTTTCCACCTCCGGCCCGATGCAGTCCTGAGTGCAGGTGACCGGTCTTCCCAGAACTTCGGAGAGGTGTTTGCCGGCGCGAGAAAGCCTGTAGTTTTCGATAACTTTCCCCTCCGGCCTCCCCAGATGAGAGCACAGGATAATTTTGGCATTCCGATCGATGAGATAGCGGATGGTGGGGATGGAAGCCCTGATGCGGCCATCGTCCGTGATGACGCCGGTGGATTTATCCATGGGGACATTGAAGTCCACCCGCATCAAAACGCGTTTGCCGCTGACATCGATATCCATTACCGTTTTCTTATTCATGGGTGCCTCCGTGAATTTTTTCCAGACGGTTTGCGATCTGGGTTGCCTCAACCACGGCGTTTGGCGCGAGGTCATAAGGACTCAGCCCTCTGAAATCAGCCTCGCGGATATTGGGATCGGCGCTCAGAAAGCCGAGCACCTTAAAATCTTTCAGATTGTCCTCGATGAATTGTCTGTCTGCTGACCCAGTCACTTTGTTGCCCACCACAAAGGTTTTCTTGATGCCGAGGTCTGCGGCCAGCTTCTTGATTGACCGGGCGGTCTGGATGCTCCGCTGCCCCGGCTCGGCGACTATGATGAAGGCATCGACTGCCCGCACCGTTCCTCTTGCCAGGTGCTCCACCCCCGCATCCATGTCCAGGATAATCGTTTCATTCCTTCTTAAGATCAGGTGACTGAGCAGCGCTTTCAGCAGCGTGCTTTCAGGGCAAATACAGCCGCTGCCACCGGTATCGACAGTTCCCAGCATCAGCAGTTTGACGCCATATTTCTCCACCGAGAAACGATCCGGGATATCATCGACCTTTGGGTTGAGCTTGAAGAAGGGGGCAGAGGTTCCCCGTTTGGCACCGGTGCGCTCTTCGATGAGGGAGTCCATCTCGGCAATAGGCGTGATCTTTTGAACTTCGTCGGGAGGGATTCCCAGTGCTGCTGCCAGATTGGCATCGGGATTGGCGTCAATGGCGATCACCTTCTGTCCCCTTGAAGCATAAATCCGAGCCAGAAGACTGGCGAGAGTCGTCTTTCCAACCCCTCCCTTACCTGATATCGCGAGCTTCACTGGTGCATGTCTCCTTTAAGAGAAGGCTGAAGAACGCAGCGCATGATTGATTATCGGGAGAGCTTGTTCGGTTCCCTCTCTAATTAAACATATCATTAGCGGGGAATTCAAGCCTTTGCGCATTTCTTCGCAAAGGTCGGGCACTGTTCATCTGTCTTGCGGATGAGTGATGGGCCTTATAGCCGGGAGGTTGATATCCGTGACATGGCACAAAGGGAGCCAATTCTAACCATTTCTGCCGGGGTAATTAAAACTGAGGCGGCTCTATACTTCAGCCATGGCATGATATGATTTAGCTTACCTTGGAATAGAGGGCCTCCTTGATTTCAAGGATGTCTCTACGCAGAGCCGAGCTTTCCTCGATCTCCTCGGCAATCTTGCTGTGCCCGTGAAGAACCGTGCTATGGTCTCGTCCTCCCAGCTCTCTGCCGATATCGGTCCAGGAGGACTTCGTTTCCTCTCTCATGATATACATGGCCACTTGCCGGGCAAAGGCGGTCAATTTATCTCTTCTCTTGGCGCGCAAAACATCCGGGTGGATTCCGAAATATTCGGCCACCGTATTGATGACCATCTCCCCGGTAAGCGTCCGTCTGGCTTCGCTTGAGGCGATATCTTCCAGGGAAGCAGCCGCCAGATCGGCAGTGATCGGAGAATTGGTGAGCTTGGCGAAGGCCATGACTCGGTTCAGCGCCCCCTCAAGCTCTCGGATGTTATGTTGCACCCTTCGGGCAATCAGATGGAGCGCATCAAGCGGTACGCTACTCTTTAATTCCTCTGCCTTGGCCTGAAGAATGGCGATTCTGGTCTCCAGATCGGGAGGTTGAATATCAACAATGAGGCCCCATTCGAACCGGGACCGCAACCGATCCTCAAGAAGGGAGAGCGCCTTGGGAGGACGATCGCTGCTGAGAATGATTTGATGGTTCGAGGTGTGCAGATCATTGAAGGTGTGAAAAAGGCTTTCCTCGGTCTGCTCTTTCCCGGCAATAAACTGGATATCATCTACCAGGAGGACATCTGTGGATCGGTACTTGTTGCGGAAACTCTCGGAGCTCTTTTCTCTGATACCGGCGATGAATTCGTTGGTGAATTGTTCCCCTGTGACGTAGACCACTTGCTTGGCATTCTGCTGCACAAAGCTGCCGATGGCATGGAGCAGATGGGTTTTTCCCAGTCCCGATCCCCCGTAGATGAAGAGCGGATTATAGACGGTTCCCGGGTTTTCCGCTACGCCCATGGCAGCGGCATGGGCCAACCGATTACAGCTTCCCACGATAAAGTTGGCGAACGTATATTTATTGTTTATCCAGGGGCACGTGTTCTTTCCGTTGGACTCAGGAGCATCCTGCACAGCTGCATGTTGCCCATGGTAAACCTGGAACTGGACTTCAACTGGCTGTCCTGTAACGCTGGCAAGGTTCTTCAGTATCAAGTGAGAGAGACGCTTTTCCAGCCATTCGACTGCAAAGGTGTTGGGGACACCGATGATGAAAAGATCATCTTTGCAGGAAAGCCCGATAGTATCTTTCAGCCAGGTCTGATAATTGGCCTTGGTTACCTGCAATTGCAATGCACCCAGCACTGCATCCCATATTTCTCGAGGTGATCTTTGTGAGTTTACCATAAATTGCTCAAAGCTGTTTTGCCCTTGGCTGCGGGATGGCGGGATTTGGGGATAGCCAGAGGATAGCACGCCAAAATCCTCCGGTCAAGGGTTTTCGGGGGGCATTTTTCGGGCTTTCTTTACTGGATATTTACCAAATATTTACCTTATTTTGACCGAATCTTCGATGGGTCTCTAATTCATTTTGTGCTGATGGAACTCATGCTATAATCAGGGAAAGGAGCAAAGGGTGGAGAATATTTTCGTAGAGCTCGAGGCCTATTTGTCGCATGAATGTTTGGAACTCTTGCAGAGAGTGGGGGATTCGGCGCAGAAAAGGGGTGAGTCTGCGTATCTCGTGGGGGGGCTGGTGAGGGATGTTCTTCTGTGCCAGTCGAGTCTGGATCTCGATATCGTGGTTGAGGGCGACGCTATCGGGCTGGCACGCCAGATCGCTCGGGATCGAGATTGGACTATTCGAACCCATCCTCGCTTCGGGACAGCCAAGCTCTCCATGAAGGAGTTCGGCCTTGACATTGCCATGGCGCGTTCTGAGACCTATCAAAAACCTGGGGCTCTTCCCGTTGTGAAACAGGGCGCGATTCTGGATGATCTCCTGCGGCGCGATTTTACCATCAATGCCATGGCGGCTCGGCTCAACCCGGGATGCTTCGGTGAGCTACTGGATCCTTATGGCGGGCAGGGAGATTTGTCGAAAAGGATCGTCCGAGTGTTGCATCAGGTTAGTTTTATCGATGACCCCACCCGTATCCTCCGCGCCCTTCGTTATGAACAGCGGCTCGATTTCCACCTGGAACGGAACACAGAGAAGCTGATTCGACAGGACCTGGACAACCTGGATGCGGTGACGGGTGAGCGATTGTGGCATGAGCTGGAGTTGATTCTCGAAGAGAAACATCCGGAGAAGGCCATTTGCCGTGCCGATGAACTCGGTGTGCTGCAGAAACTTTATCCGGCCCTTCGAGGAGACGGCTGGCTCCGGGAGAAATTCGCCCAGGCCAGAACTGGCGGCGATGGGCCATTAAGCTTATCGGGGATATACCTGGCGCTGTTGGCCTATCGGGTTGATCCGGAGGACATCCCCGTCTTTATCTCCCGTCTCAAAATGCCCGGCTGGGCAGCACGAATTGTGCGAGACGTTCCTCGGATCAGGCAAGGGATGTCTTCGCTGGCGGCTCTGGAGATTCGGCCCAGCGAAATCTATCGCCGGCTGGAACATCAAATTCCGGAGGTTATCAAAGCCGCGGCGGTTGCCGCTGATTCTCTTGTCGTTCGGGAGCGATTGGAGCTTTATCTGAATAGCCTGCGGGCGATCAAACCATCGCTGAGCGGCGATGATCTGCAGGAGATGGGAGTCAAACCCAGGGGAGAGTTGGGGCGCATATTGCGAGTGTTGCGTGATGCCCGATTGGACCACGAGGTAACCCTCAGGGTGGAGGAAGAGGCGCTGGTGAGAAGGCTACTCACAAGGGTGTAGGGTCATCGGCATTTGTCCATGAGAGCGGCAACATATTTGGCGCCCAGTAGAAAATCGGCCAGGCGAATGCTCTCATCGGGCGCATGAGGTCGGGAATCAGGGAATGCCACCCCCGTTGAACCCACTGGCATTCCGAGTGTGCTGATGAAGGGGAACATCGGACCGCTGCCGGTCATGCTGGGCTTGATGATTGGCTCGCAGGCGTAAACCTCTCGTGCAGCCTCGCTCAGCACCTTGACGAAGGGGGAATCCAGCGGCGTGCGGGCAGGACGCTCTCCATGTTCGGTGAAAATCTGCACATCATCGAATCCATGCCGATCAAGGTGACTGCGCAGCTTCTTGATGATATCTTCCGGTCGTTGGTCGGGCACCAGCCGAAAATCCAGTTTAGCTTTGGCAAAGTTGGGGAGCACGGTTTTAGAGCCCTCGCCGGTGTATCCGGATATGAGCCCGTTGATATTGCAGGCCGGTTGCAGTATGTTGTAAATCTGCAATTCTTCTCCGGAAAGTCCCTTCAAAAAGCCTTTGATTCCCAGGTCCTCGCGTAACTGCCTTTCATCTGCGGGCATGGCCTTGATGGCCTCGATGACTTGCGCTGATGGGGGTTGGACATCATCGTAGAAGCCTTCAATGAGAATGTTTTCGTTGGCGTCTTTAATTGAACTGAGAGCCCAGGCCAGCCGCCATGCCGGGTTGGGAACCATGACGCCCAGCGAGGAGTGAAGGTCTCGAATTGCCCCTCGCACTTCCAGATCAATGCAGATGATTCCCTTGAGGCCCATGATGATCTCCGGCCGATCATCCCAGCTTACCCTGCCGCCCTCCCAGAAACAGGCATCGGATTTAAGTAAAGCCTGATTGTTTTCGATGAAGGAGACAAGGCTGGGGCTGCCTACCTCCTCCTCTCCCTCGATGAGGAATTTGATGGATATCGGCAAGCGGCCCCTTGTTTTCAGGAATGCCTTGATGGCCAGCAGCCGGGCGATGATGTCCCCTTTATCGTCCGAGACGCCGCGGGCGACCAGTTTGCCCTCGATCACGACCGGATCAAAGGGAGGCGTAGTCCAGAGCTCCAGAGGCTCCGGGGGCTGCACATCGTAGTGATTATAGAATAGCAGCGTGAATTCGGAATCGCCTTTGAGTTCGCCGAAAACCACAGGAGCCCCACCTTCTCTGGTCGGCAGGATAGTGGGATTCACCCCGTATTCTCGTAGTAACTCGGCGGTGAGATCAGCGGTTTCCCTGATCCCCACTCCCTGAGCGCTGATGCTGGGCTGGCGGCAATATCGCTTCAGGTCTTCAATGGCATCCAGCCAGTTTGATTCGATGTACTCATAGACTTTCTGCATTCGTTTTCTCCAAAAATGAGCCTCTTCCTGTCGGGGAGAGGTTAGGATAATGTGATCAAACCTAAATCAACCCCCTGCCCCCACTCTTGGGGGAGGATTAAGGGATTTGGGGGACACCCCCAAACCCCCGGCAGGGAGGTATCCCTGCACTCTCTAGAAGCCCTCCTTGATGGGAGAGAGTCCGCCAGTCCGCCCCATACTTGATACATTGGTGAGGGTGAATGCCGCTTATTCCGGCA harbors:
- the miaA gene encoding tRNA (adenosine(37)-N6)-dimethylallyltransferase MiaA — protein: MMNKLIAIVGPTAVGKTEFAIRLAQNLGGEIIGADSRQVYRYMDIGTAKPTKAEQNAVPHHLVDIIDPNESFSLALYQELSGNAIDNIHNRGKPALLVGGSGLYVWAVLEGWTIPKVPPNAEVRQELQLKAKSEGGDALYRELNLLDPKAAQKIDPRNVRRVIRALEVCRSTGRPFSELSSKNSPEFDTLIIGLSTPRDELYRRIDSRVDGMIEQGLVEEVKSLLGRGYGLELPSMSGMGYREIGQFLNGEMSLPEAAQRIKFETHRFARHQYAWFRLGDERIHWFETRQKTMDDALNLARTMLTGE
- the tpiA gene encoding triose-phosphate isomerase — its product is MRTPIIAGNWKMNTTSDEAIALVRAMKDQLENIHGAEKVVCPPFISLKSVSEVLKGSSISLGAQNMYFEEKGAYTGEVSPLMLKGICRYVILGHSERRGYFGETDEMVNKKIKAALKAGLRPIICIGETLQENETGKTQEVLDRQTRAALDGLNSLENLVIAYEPIWAIGTGKAATEQQANSTIGFIRGVVAELYGSASKDLRIQYGGSANAANIAALMRQPEIDGALVGGASLKADEFVSMVEQAARIKAGASYE
- a CDS encoding 2,3-bisphosphoglycerate-independent phosphoglycerate mutase; amino-acid sequence: MVDFEILNEISIKTSSKIVLLVFDGLGGLPHPETGKTELETARKPNLDRLAAQGVCGLHDPVGPGITPGSGPGHLSLFGYDPVRSLVGRGVLEALGVDFNLKDGDVAARCNYCTVDDKGVITDRRAGRIPTEKNAELCQRLREIKIGGIDIFILPGKEHRFAVVFRGNGLGGDVSDTDPQKVGLMPKESVAYTPGSERTALVVNEFVVKARTLLADSHPANMILFRGIAQRPKLPSMGDIFKLDPAAIATYPMYRGLARLVGMTILNTGSTFNDELDTLAANWDKHDFFFVHIKQTDSAGEDGDFDRKVRVIAETDVLIPKLMQLKPDVLVVTGDHSTPALLKGHSWHPVPVFLYSRYCRTDEVREFSEKACARGGMGRIRGSDIMLMAMANALKLDKFGA
- a CDS encoding phosphoglycerate kinase, giving the protein MNKKTVMDIDVSGKRVLMRVDFNVPMDKSTGVITDDGRIRASIPTIRYLIDRNAKIILCSHLGRPEGKVIENYRLSRAGKHLSEVLGRPVTCTQDCIGPEVEKAVADMKIGDIVLLENLRFHPEEEKNDPQFARALASLADIYVNDAFSAAHRAHASIVGVTKYLPAVSGFVMEKDLKFLDKALANPTRPFAVIAGGAKVADKIGLLENLLKKVDYLVIGGGMANTFIKAQGYDVGNSKVENDQLNFARGLIKSAESNHVRMLLPVDAIAAKEFSASAEHRTISLSDVPPGWMILDVGPKSIERFDKELQKCQTIVWNGPMGVFEFPAFAEGTRALASAIARLDEATTIVGGGDTVAAVDQFGLNIKMTHISTGGGAALEFLEGKTLPGVLALLDE
- a CDS encoding carbon monoxide dehydrogenase accessory protein CooC, coding for MKLAISGKGGVGKTTLASLLARIYASRGQKVIAIDANPDANLAAALGIPPDEVQKITPIAEMDSLIEERTGAKRGTSAPFFKLNPKVDDIPDRFSVEKYGVKLLMLGTVDTGGSGCICPESTLLKALLSHLILRRNETIILDMDAGVEHLARGTVRAVDAFIIVAEPGQRSIQTARSIKKLAADLGIKKTFVVGNKVTGSADRQFIEDNLKDFKVLGFLSADPNIREADFRGLSPYDLAPNAVVEATQIANRLEKIHGGTHE
- the dnaA gene encoding chromosomal replication initiator protein DnaA, with the protein product MVNSQRSPREIWDAVLGALQLQVTKANYQTWLKDTIGLSCKDDLFIIGVPNTFAVEWLEKRLSHLILKNLASVTGQPVEVQFQVYHGQHAAVQDAPESNGKNTCPWINNKYTFANFIVGSCNRLAHAAAMGVAENPGTVYNPLFIYGGSGLGKTHLLHAIGSFVQQNAKQVVYVTGEQFTNEFIAGIREKSSESFRNKYRSTDVLLVDDIQFIAGKEQTEESLFHTFNDLHTSNHQIILSSDRPPKALSLLEDRLRSRFEWGLIVDIQPPDLETRIAILQAKAEELKSSVPLDALHLIARRVQHNIRELEGALNRVMAFAKLTNSPITADLAAASLEDIASSEARRTLTGEMVINTVAEYFGIHPDVLRAKRRDKLTAFARQVAMYIMREETKSSWTDIGRELGGRDHSTVLHGHSKIAEEIEESSALRRDILEIKEALYSKVS
- a CDS encoding M20/M25/M40 family metallo-hydrolase, which gives rise to MQKVYEYIESNWLDAIEDLKRYCRQPSISAQGVGIRETADLTAELLREYGVNPTILPTREGGAPVVFGELKGDSEFTLLFYNHYDVQPPEPLELWTTPPFDPVVIEGKLVARGVSDDKGDIIARLLAIKAFLKTRGRLPISIKFLIEGEEEVGSPSLVSFIENNQALLKSDACFWEGGRVSWDDRPEIIMGLKGIICIDLEVRGAIRDLHSSLGVMVPNPAWRLAWALSSIKDANENILIEGFYDDVQPPSAQVIEAIKAMPADERQLREDLGIKGFLKGLSGEELQIYNILQPACNINGLISGYTGEGSKTVLPNFAKAKLDFRLVPDQRPEDIIKKLRSHLDRHGFDDVQIFTEHGERPARTPLDSPFVKVLSEAAREVYACEPIIKPSMTGSGPMFPFISTLGMPVGSTGVAFPDSRPHAPDESIRLADFLLGAKYVAALMDKCR